In Wenzhouxiangella sp. XN24, the DNA window AGTGTGCGCTCCCTGTCCGCCGGCTCGAGTTCGTCCACCCGGTCAAACAGCGCGCGCACCTCGGCGAAGACCTCGGGACTCATGCGGAGTCCTCCGCCAGGGCCTCGGCCAGCCAGGCCCTTGCGAAGCGGACATCGCGCTCGATGGTGCGTGTAGAAAGCCCCAGCAGGGTCGCCACTTCCTCGAGACCGCAACCCCATACGAAATGCAGGCGGGCGACCTCGGCCGACCGCTCATCAAGCGCCTCGAGCCGGTCCAACGCCGCAGCGAACTCGTCGATGGTGGTGGTATCGACGGTCACCAGTTCCTCAGCGACGCCCGTGAAAGTCACGCGCAACTGGTCTCCGCCGCGCTTTTGGCGTTTCTTGCCGCGCTCATGATCGGCGAGCACCCGGAGCATCACGCGGCTCGCAATGGCGATGAAATGGCGGCGATTCCGGTATCCCGACCGCTGGCGCAACAGGCCGAGGTACGTCTCGTTCACCAGCGCCGCGGGCTCGAGCGTTGCCCCGGGGAGGCCCCTGCCGTAGCGATCCCTGAGCACCCGGACGGCCACGCCGTGCAGGTCGCGGTACAGGAGCGCCATCGCCTGGTCGAGAGCGCCGGGCTCACCGTCGTGCGGCTGTTCCGGCAAACGGGTGATGGGTTCGCCCCTCATCCCGGCAACCGTCCCTTTGCAGACCGTGTCGGGATTCCCGTCGCGATGTCGCGTTCAGGTTTAAGGGCCGAGTCTGCCCGTGACCAAAAAACACTTAATACAAGAGGGATGTTGTGATGCTGAAGAATCATTGCCTGGCGGCGATCTTGTGCGGGGCCTTGCTGGCGGGCTACATGCCCGGTGCAGAGGCCGGGAACCAGGGTAACGATCCGGTCGGCACCTGGTTGGTGCAAGTCAGCTTTCCGGAAGCGTCGTCCGGCGCGCCGCCCGCGCCGCCGCCGTTCATGGAGTTCCTCACGTTCCATGCCAAGGGCACCCTGACCGAGACCAACAGCTCGCTGCATGCCAACCCGGTGCCGTTTGCCCCGCTGAACATCACCGGGAGCACCGGATTTGGCGCATGGGAACGCGCGGAGAAAGGCCGGGTCCGCTTCAGCTTCCTGAAGATGGTGTTCTGCGGGCCTGATTTCGACGCGACCACGGACCGCGCCACGGCTGAGTTGGGCTGCGGGATACCGGGACAGCAGCTCGGCTACCTGCGAGTACGGGCCGAGGCCACGCTGCGCGGCGACGTCTACACCGGCGGCGAGTCGTTCGTCGATTTGCTGGTCGGGCCCGACCCGGACGCGCCCTTCTTCACGGTGAAATTCGGCCCGGCGGCTTCGGCCGGCAAGCGGATCGTCGTGCAGGCGCCCTGATGCCCGCTGGTTGATGCCGTGCAGCGCCGTCCCTCGAGCGTCATCGTCCACCGTGACGAGGATCGCTCGAGGGACGGCGTTTTTTATCCCGTCGCGGTCCTCTGTTAACCTGACATAAGTCACGGACGGGACGCGCTAGAAAAGGTGCAATGGTCGCAGCGGTTCAATGCCGCTGCGACCTGGCAACCTGGCTTGCGACGGGAGAGGACGTGCTTGAGCTCACGGTGCGATTGCGGGCAACGGCCTTGATGGCGGCAGCGCTGCTGTCGGCTTGCGCATCGACCCAGTCCGCCGGGCCGGCCCGCCCGGGTCCGGCCGCGCTCGCGAGCGGCGTCGAGATCGGTATCGACGGGGCATTGCCGCTGGTCGACACGCGCGGCGATCCACTGTTGGCCGGCCGCGTCGGGATCGGCGACGACTCTGCGCCGCTGCGCTACCACGCGACGTACATGCTCGAGCCAGGCGACGTGTTCGCGAACCCGACAGCACGACCCAAGCGCTTCGGCGGCCAGCGCTTCGGCCAGGAGCTGCGCATGCGGCTGCCGGTGGTGGCCGGTTCCCCGCTGGCGCTTAAGTTCCGGGCGGAGGCGCGCGACGTATGGCAGACCGATCGCGCTATCGTCGAGCAGCAGCGCCAGCTGGCGAAGCTGGAATGGTCTCCCGGTCTCGCCAGCCTCGCCCTGCAATGGGGTGCCGGCGACGCCACGGCGGATTCGCGACTGGCGCTCGACTGCGCCTTGCGCGGCACCTTGCAGGTGTCGCTGCCGGACGGCAGCGCCGCGGCCGCGCCGGCGATGCACGTCACGGGGCGCGATTGCCACGTGCGGACCTCCGATCCCCGCTACAGTGAACTGGCGGCGGCCACCTGGGGCGTGGCGCTCGCCTGGCACAGTTCGGAATACCAGACCGAGTTGCTCTTCTCCGTCATCGATCCCGGCGGCGGCGAGGCGACGCTGCACCAGGAGATCGACGCCAGCTATGAATTCGGCCTGAGCCATCGCAGGGCGCACGGCGACTGGAGCACGGAAGCCCTGGTGGCGATGCGTTATGCGCCGTCCTGGGACCTCTCCGCGCGCTCGGGTGCGGTCGGCGCTTACGCCGGCGATAGCGACGCTTACTGGATGGCGAAGATGTCCCTGACACGTCACCTTCCGGCCGTCTCGCTGAGCGCCAACTGGTCGCACAGCGCCGACCCGATGTGGTTCATGCCCGAGATCGGCCAGCAGAAGCACCGCCTGGACGTGCGTCTCGACCTGTCGCGCATGGTCGCGGCCGTCGCGCCGGACGTGAACCCGCAGCTGTCCATGCAATGGAACTGGCACGAGGCGCGTTCCCGCGCCGACGCCGTCACGGGCGACAACGCGATCAAGCTGAGCATGGCTGTGGCTTGGTGAACACCAGTTGTTCCGGGGGGATCTGCCTGCAGGGCTCGCCACCGAGCCGCGGGTGCGGCTCAGTGTCGATACCCGCGGTGATGCGGGGCTGATGGAGGGGAAGAGGGCGGAGACTCCAGGGCTGCCCAACAGGGGCATGCGTTCCACCATCACTTGAAGCTCGACCAGGATCCTGTTTCCAGCGCCTCCAGCAGCAAGTTCTTGCCTGGTTTCTTGAGGTCCTCCTCCGTATAGCCGGGATACCCTATGGGAGCTGTTTCCGGCGCGGGCTCGGCCTCGAGATTCTTGCTGCCGTAGAACTCGTCGCCAAGGTCATCGACTTGCTCGAGAGTCATGGCGACCGGATCTTCCTTGAACGGGCTCGAACCCAAGAACGGAATGGGAGGAAGATAATCGAGAACGCACTGGAAAATCTTGAGAGCCTTCCGTCCTTTAATCAGCGTGGGATCGTCCAGCGTTTCTCTAATGCTGATGCTGTCTTCAGCAACTTCGTTAGCCTTCTCGATATATTTCTTACCTTTTTCGGTCGGCGCAGAAATCTTATCGTAGAATTTCTTAGTTGCTGCGGCGAAATCGAAGAGCTTGTCAAATACCTTATTGAAAGACCACAGACCGGCTGGGTCGACTCGATTCACCGGATCATTCATCGCGTACACGTAAAGATTAGTCTGGCCGCCGAGGAACAGAATCGGATCCTTGGAGGTCCATCTTCCCACTGAAGAGTCGTAGTCGCGCGCGCCGAATCGCACGAGAGTTGTATCCGGATCGTAAAGCCCGCCTGCGAATCCAAAAGGTTGAAATCCCGGCGCAGTATCACGCAAAACGTTACCGAACTCGTCATAATCGAGGCGTTGTACGATCGTGCCAGTGCCAATATCAACGACCAGTCGCACACTACCGATCTGGTCGGTAATCAGGCGATATGTCGCGCCGGCCCTGATCATGTATGCAGGTACGTTGACCGCGCCCGCGTAAACAAAATGGCTCATGATTGACCCGGTTCCGTCGAGTTCCGCAATTGGCTTCAAGCCGTCGAGATACAGAAAGCCCTTTACCAAGGTTCCGTCTATCGTCTTGCCAATCCGCCGATTTAAAGCATCGGTCTTGTACTCGATTAGACGCCCGTCCGGCAGCTCCACGGATCTCAGATTCCCAAGCGCGTCATAAGCGTAGCTCGTCGCTGTCCCATCAAGACTCTTTCGAATCAGGTCACCACGCGCATCGTACTGGTAAGTCACCACTCCCGATGGAGTCGACGCCGACAGCAAGCGGTCTTGGTCATCATAAGTGTATGTCGTGCCATCGTGCCCGCTGAGCCTGTTTCCGTTACTATCGTACGCGTATGTGCGTGTTGCCCCGTCGACCGACACCGAAGTCAGACGGCCAGCCAGGTCGTACGTGTAGGCGTGGCTGGACGTAACGCCATCTATCGACTCGGTTTTCTGGGTCGTCCTGCCGAGACGATCCAGAGTGAGGTCAATTGAGAGCAGCGACGTACCGTTATGCGCGGCGTTGTAGCTCCTCACTTCTCCAAAGTCGTTTCTAGTAAACGCCTCTGAAACACCGCCAAGCAGCGCGCTCGAGATCTGGCCATGAGTGTCGCGCGTCAATACCAGTTCGCCAGCCTGGACCAGCAGTTCGTCTTCGTCATACGAGTAGTTCACGCTTGTGTCGCCTACGGCGACGGAGGTGATTCGGAAATTTTCATCGTGCGTGAGGCTGACGTTGCCGGCGACGGCGTCGTTCCATGCAGCGCCGGTCCATAGAGCACCATCGAACAGTGTTGTCAGTGTGCCGCCGCTTGGTGTCGTAATCGATGTCACGCGCTCAGCAGAGTCGTGACTGAACGAAAAGCTGCCTTCGGACACGGTTACTGATGCAAGTAGTCCGCTGTGAGGGTCGTAGCTGATCGACACGTCCTCCAAGTTTGGATACCTCCGGCTCACTATTCTCTGATCAGCGTCGTGAGCAAAAGTCGTATCGTGTCCACTGAGGCCGATACCCGGTGGCCGATATGCTGCTAGAAGGTTTGTCGGGCCATACTCGAACGAGTGACCCGGACGGCCGGGAGGCGTGATCGTTGCGATATTGCCGTTCGCATCGTATTCGAACGCAATTTCTCGATCGTCCGAGAGAATTTTCGTTGTAATGCGACCGACCGTGTCACGTACATACTCGGCTCGCCGTCCTTCGGGATCGACGACCGAAGCAAGCAACCCTTGCGGCCCGTATAGGAAGCTTGCCGAGCGGACTTCCGCGCCCGACCCCGTACTCGCTCCCGTGAGCCGTCCGAGCGTGTCATAGGTGTATTCCACCTCAGCCAGCATGCCATGCCGTTGCGCTACGACACGTCCGAACTGGTCGAGGGTGCTCGTCGCCTGCCTGCCGCTTGGCGCTGTCGTCGTAAAGGTCCTTGTCGCGCCATCATATCGGCTGGAGTACTCGCGCCCGTCGACCATGATGGTTTCTTCGAGCGTAGCGATACTGAACGGATCGCCGGGGATGTTGAGGTTCACGTCCCGATCGACACGCAGTTCATGCGTGCGGCCGGCTGGCGTCGTGATCGTCAAACCCGGGAGCGGAGCCTGCATTCGGAAGCGCGGGTCGGATTGCGGCACGTTGCGGATCACCGTGCCATCCGGGAGTACGCTAACCTGGCTGCCGTCTGGCCGAAGCTCGACTGACGCACTTGCGCCGCTCGGCGCTGTCGTAGTAAACATCCGCGCGTCGGTATCCAGGCGCTCAACCCGATAAGTTGTCTCCAGCCCCGTCGCCGAGGTACGGACAACTTCGAATCCGTTCGGCAGTTCCCTCCGGGCGAAGGTCTGCACATCACCGGCGCCGTTTTGGGCGCTGACCAGCCGGCCGAGTGTGTCGTATCCATAGACCGATGTGTTCGACGCGGGATCAGTAAAGCCGGTCATCAGGCCGCCCGAGGCATACTGGGCCCGGACCTCGCGACCATCCGGCGCGACGACGCGTTCGAGATTGCCGGAAGCACCGACAAACAACTCGGTACGCTGACCGTAGGGCGCAATGATCGCAACCGGCATGCCCGTGCCGTCGCGTTCCACCACGGTCTCATTGCCGAAAGCATCAGTGATCGTCACGAGGCGGCCAGCGTCATCGTAGGAGAACTCATAGC includes these proteins:
- a CDS encoding ECF-type sigma factor; this translates as MRGEPITRLPEQPHDGEPGALDQAMALLYRDLHGVAVRVLRDRYGRGLPGATLEPAALVNETYLGLLRQRSGYRNRRHFIAIASRVMLRVLADHERGKKRQKRGGDQLRVTFTGVAEELVTVDTTTIDEFAAALDRLEALDERSAEVARLHFVWGCGLEEVATLLGLSTRTIERDVRFARAWLAEALAEDSA